One window of the Diospyros lotus cultivar Yz01 chromosome 12, ASM1463336v1, whole genome shotgun sequence genome contains the following:
- the LOC127787327 gene encoding uncharacterized protein LOC127787327, producing the protein MAAETKSTVVKVRPSNASQDASSKKKIAATSSKTALDHPKSKSTTTVSKTEVKGKTTLTSSKTTTKTTTVRTREKKVYSLPGQKHDVPEEREPLRIFYESLSKQIPSSEMAEFW; encoded by the exons ATGGCTGCTGAGACCAAATCTACTGTGGTAAAGGTCAGGCCCAGCAACGCCAGTCAAGATGCTTCATCCAAGAAGAAGATTGCTGCGACCTCATCCAAAACCGCCCTTGATCATCCAAAGTCTAAATCCACCACCACTGTCTCAAAAACTGAG GTGAAAGGCAAAACAACATTGACTTCATCGAAAACAACAACGAAGACAACTACTGTGAgaacaagagagaagaaagtTTACAGTTTGCCAGGCCAGAAGCATGATGTTCCTGAAGAG AGAGAACCCCTGAGGATATTTTACGAGTCATTGTCAAAGCAGATACCTTCAAGCGAGATGGCGGAGTTTTGGTGA
- the LOC127786605 gene encoding probable glycosyltransferase At5g03795 isoform X1 has translation MGHDFRSLFQVETRRLVWVISMVFAVVLVVQYIEFPHRGAISSIFSARKPKVIGYNGFNSSGTDIAYKVDNVTKIPEQKGTGPNDDIESEMDGDLDDSHELDNDADPEDESPSKDIIEHSQNSTVEKTITNNALAPQKRTESEYSSFLNNVPTDNNTTIGSISEKSASLAADKNGSLDAASLSPALPPILSSPNLNTPSNVNKQSQSHMISAHLNTSSADKAIDNIISSGEKSGGLQSDTVLSENRSSRTNISVLKERSKSTTAAVVSISEMNDLLLQSHASSFLVKPRWSSAVDRDLLDAKLHIENAPAIENDPWLYAPLYRNVSVFKSIKICRSYELMEHMLKVYIYKEGEKPIFHQPVLKGIYASEGWFMKMLKANKQFVAKNPRKAHLFYLPFSSRMLEETLYVPNSHSRKNLVQHLKDYLDMIAGRYSFWNRTSGADHFLVACHDWAPAETKKIMANCIRALCNADTKEGFILGKDASLPETYVRSAQHPLREVGGKPPSKRQILAFFAGNMHGYLRPILLQHWENKDPDMKIFGPLASKVKKGQMSYVQYMKSSKYCICPKGYEVNSPRVVEAIFYECVPVIISDNFVPPFFETLNWESFAIFVPEKDIPNLKNILLSIPRKRYLEMQGRVKKVQHHFLWHSKAERYDIFHMILHSIWFSRVFQMRSR, from the exons ATGGGTCATGACTTTCGATCCTTATTCCAGGTGGAGACGAGGAGACTGGTGTGGGTAATTTCAATGGTGTTTGCTGTTGTTCTAGTTGTGCAATACATCGAATTTCCACATCGTGGTGCTATATCATCTATATTTTCAGCTAGAAAGCCTAAAGTTATTGGATATAATGGTTTTAACTCCAGCGGAACAGATATTGCTTATAAAGTAGATAATGTAACCAAGATCCCCGAACAAAAAGGAACAGGGCCCAATGATGATATTGAATCTGAAATGGACGGAGATTTAGATGATTCTCACGAATTAGATAATGATGCTGATCCTGAAGATGAGTCTCCTTCAAAGGATATTATAGAGCATAGCCAGAATTCAACTGTGGAGAAGACAATTACAAATAATGCCTTAGCTCCACAAAAGCGTACAGAATCTGAATACAGCTCCTTTCTGAATAATGTTCCTACTGATAATAATACTACAATAGGCAGTATTTCAGAGAAAAGTGCTTCTCTCGCGGCAGATAAAAATGGAAGTCTTGATGCTGCAAGCCTGTCACCTGCATTACCACCTATACTTTCATCACCTAACTTAAACACTCCTTCCAATGTGAATAAACAGTCACAAAGTCACATGATATCTGCTCATCTTAATACATCTTCAGCAGACAAAGCGATAGACAACATAATCTCCAGTGGTGAAAAATCTGGGGGATTGCAAAGTGATACTGTTCTGTCTGAAAATCGCTCTTCTAGGACGAATATTTCAGTTCTGAAGGAAAGGTCTAAGAGTACCACAGCAGCAGTGGTATCAATATCTGAGATGAATGATTTGTTGCTTCAGAGTCATGCTTCATCTTTTTTGGTG AAACCAAGATGGTCTTCAGCAGTGGACCGAGATCTACTGGATGCAAAATTACATATTGAGAATGCACCTGCCATAGAAAATGATCCCTGGCTTTATGCTCCCCTCTATCGGAATGTTTCTGTGTTTAAAAG CATCAAAATTTGCAGGAGCTATGAATTAATGGAACATATGCTGAAGGTGTATATCTACAAGGAGGGagaaaaacctatttttcatcaGCCAGTGCTCAAGGGAATATATGCATCTGAGGGATGGTTTATGAAGATGCTGAAAGCAAACAAACAATTTGTCGCTAAGAATCCAAGAAAAGCCCACCTGTTTTACTTGCCTTTCAGTTCCCGAATGCTAGAGGAGACACTATATGTACCTAACTCTCACAGTCGGAAAAACTTGGTCCAGCATCTGAAGGACTACCTAGACATGATTGCGGGAAGATACAGTTTCTGGAACAGAACTAGTGGAGCTGATCATTTTCTTGTTGCTTGCCATGACTGG GCTCCAGCTGAGACGAAGAAAATTATGGCTAATTGCATAAGAGCACTCTGCAATGCCGATACTAAAGAAGGCTTCATACTTGGCAAGGATGCGTCTCTTCCTGAAACATACGTCCGCTCAGCTCAGCATCCCCTTAGAGAAGTTGGAGGCAAACCCCCTTCCAAACGCCAAATCCTTGCCTTCTTCGCGGGCAACATGCATGGTTACCTCCGTCCTATTCTGTTACAGCATTGGGAAAATAAAGATCCCGACATGAAAATATTCGGCCCGCTAGCCAGTAAGGTTAAGAAGGGCCAAATGAGCTATGTCCAATACATGAAGAGTAGCAAGTACTGTATATGTCCCAAAGGCTATGAAGTCAACAGTCCCCGAGTAGTCGAAGCCATCTTCTACGAGTGTGTTCCCGTGATCATATCCGACAACTTTGTACCCCCCTTTTTTGAGACTTTGAACTGGGAATCCTTCGCTATCTTCGTCCCCGAGAAGGATATCCCCAATCTGAAGAACATACTCCTTTCGATCCCCCGGAAGAGGTATCTTGAGATGCAGGGCAGGGTTAAGAAGGTACAGCACCACTTCCTCTGGCACTCTAAGGCGGAGAGGTATGATATCTTTCACATGATTCTCCACTCTATCTGGTTCAGCAGAGTCTTCCAGATGAGAAGCAGGTGA
- the LOC127786605 gene encoding probable glycosyltransferase At5g03795 isoform X2, with protein MGHDFRSLFQVETRRLVWVISMVFAVVLVVQYIEFPHRGAISSIFSARKPKVIGYNGFNSSGTDIAYKVDNVTKIPEQKGTGPNDDIESEMDGDLDDSHELDNDADPEDESPSKDIIEHSQNSTVEKTITNNALAPQKRTESEYSSFLNNVPTDNNTTIGSISEKSASLAADKNGSLDAASLSPALPPILSSPNLNTPSNVNKQSQSHMISAHLNTSSADKAIDNIISSGEKSGGLQSDTVLSENRSSRTNISVLKERSKSTTAAVVSISEMNDLLLQSHASSFLVKPRWSSAVDRDLLDAKLHIENAPAIENDPWLYAPLYRNVSVFKRSYELMEHMLKVYIYKEGEKPIFHQPVLKGIYASEGWFMKMLKANKQFVAKNPRKAHLFYLPFSSRMLEETLYVPNSHSRKNLVQHLKDYLDMIAGRYSFWNRTSGADHFLVACHDWAPAETKKIMANCIRALCNADTKEGFILGKDASLPETYVRSAQHPLREVGGKPPSKRQILAFFAGNMHGYLRPILLQHWENKDPDMKIFGPLASKVKKGQMSYVQYMKSSKYCICPKGYEVNSPRVVEAIFYECVPVIISDNFVPPFFETLNWESFAIFVPEKDIPNLKNILLSIPRKRYLEMQGRVKKVQHHFLWHSKAERYDIFHMILHSIWFSRVFQMRSR; from the exons ATGGGTCATGACTTTCGATCCTTATTCCAGGTGGAGACGAGGAGACTGGTGTGGGTAATTTCAATGGTGTTTGCTGTTGTTCTAGTTGTGCAATACATCGAATTTCCACATCGTGGTGCTATATCATCTATATTTTCAGCTAGAAAGCCTAAAGTTATTGGATATAATGGTTTTAACTCCAGCGGAACAGATATTGCTTATAAAGTAGATAATGTAACCAAGATCCCCGAACAAAAAGGAACAGGGCCCAATGATGATATTGAATCTGAAATGGACGGAGATTTAGATGATTCTCACGAATTAGATAATGATGCTGATCCTGAAGATGAGTCTCCTTCAAAGGATATTATAGAGCATAGCCAGAATTCAACTGTGGAGAAGACAATTACAAATAATGCCTTAGCTCCACAAAAGCGTACAGAATCTGAATACAGCTCCTTTCTGAATAATGTTCCTACTGATAATAATACTACAATAGGCAGTATTTCAGAGAAAAGTGCTTCTCTCGCGGCAGATAAAAATGGAAGTCTTGATGCTGCAAGCCTGTCACCTGCATTACCACCTATACTTTCATCACCTAACTTAAACACTCCTTCCAATGTGAATAAACAGTCACAAAGTCACATGATATCTGCTCATCTTAATACATCTTCAGCAGACAAAGCGATAGACAACATAATCTCCAGTGGTGAAAAATCTGGGGGATTGCAAAGTGATACTGTTCTGTCTGAAAATCGCTCTTCTAGGACGAATATTTCAGTTCTGAAGGAAAGGTCTAAGAGTACCACAGCAGCAGTGGTATCAATATCTGAGATGAATGATTTGTTGCTTCAGAGTCATGCTTCATCTTTTTTGGTG AAACCAAGATGGTCTTCAGCAGTGGACCGAGATCTACTGGATGCAAAATTACATATTGAGAATGCACCTGCCATAGAAAATGATCCCTGGCTTTATGCTCCCCTCTATCGGAATGTTTCTGTGTTTAAAAG GAGCTATGAATTAATGGAACATATGCTGAAGGTGTATATCTACAAGGAGGGagaaaaacctatttttcatcaGCCAGTGCTCAAGGGAATATATGCATCTGAGGGATGGTTTATGAAGATGCTGAAAGCAAACAAACAATTTGTCGCTAAGAATCCAAGAAAAGCCCACCTGTTTTACTTGCCTTTCAGTTCCCGAATGCTAGAGGAGACACTATATGTACCTAACTCTCACAGTCGGAAAAACTTGGTCCAGCATCTGAAGGACTACCTAGACATGATTGCGGGAAGATACAGTTTCTGGAACAGAACTAGTGGAGCTGATCATTTTCTTGTTGCTTGCCATGACTGG GCTCCAGCTGAGACGAAGAAAATTATGGCTAATTGCATAAGAGCACTCTGCAATGCCGATACTAAAGAAGGCTTCATACTTGGCAAGGATGCGTCTCTTCCTGAAACATACGTCCGCTCAGCTCAGCATCCCCTTAGAGAAGTTGGAGGCAAACCCCCTTCCAAACGCCAAATCCTTGCCTTCTTCGCGGGCAACATGCATGGTTACCTCCGTCCTATTCTGTTACAGCATTGGGAAAATAAAGATCCCGACATGAAAATATTCGGCCCGCTAGCCAGTAAGGTTAAGAAGGGCCAAATGAGCTATGTCCAATACATGAAGAGTAGCAAGTACTGTATATGTCCCAAAGGCTATGAAGTCAACAGTCCCCGAGTAGTCGAAGCCATCTTCTACGAGTGTGTTCCCGTGATCATATCCGACAACTTTGTACCCCCCTTTTTTGAGACTTTGAACTGGGAATCCTTCGCTATCTTCGTCCCCGAGAAGGATATCCCCAATCTGAAGAACATACTCCTTTCGATCCCCCGGAAGAGGTATCTTGAGATGCAGGGCAGGGTTAAGAAGGTACAGCACCACTTCCTCTGGCACTCTAAGGCGGAGAGGTATGATATCTTTCACATGATTCTCCACTCTATCTGGTTCAGCAGAGTCTTCCAGATGAGAAGCAGGTGA
- the LOC127786610 gene encoding E3 ubiquitin-protein ligase ATL42-like, translating into MDCIDKWVESHCSCPFCRYKFEVWELTSFNYTNSLRYSRNPSNQPEDPSLELFVHREEDHQSSSRFKMANSFQSFPKPKKEDLVIQEGNQTASSRLLIPAENRSLSEITNISRFTESSTRNRIKEGNNGREEKMRRLWLNIVRQTVERFAGRERNSEDSESKRTPSNKCIVE; encoded by the exons ATGGATTGCATCGATAAATGGGTAGAAAGCCATTGCAGCTGTCCCTTTTGCAGGTATAAATTTGAAGTGTGGGAGCTTACAAGTTTCAATTATACGAACAGTCTGAGATACTCTAGGAACCCTTCTAATCAACCAGAGGATCCAAGTCTTGAGCTCTTTGTTCACAGGGAAGAGGACCATCAAAGTTCATCAAGATTCAAGATGGCAAACAGTTTCCAAAGTTTTCCCAAACCTAAGAAAGAAGATCTTGTAATTCAAGAAG gaaaccaAACTGCAAGCTCAAGACTATTGATTCCAGCAGAGAACAGATCATTGTCAGAGATCACCAACATTTCGAGGTTCACAGAGTCCAGCACAAGAAACAGGATCAAAGAAGGAAATaatggaagagaagaaaagatgaGGCGGCTTTGGCTCAATATAGTAAGGCAGACAGTTGAACGGTTCGCAGGCCGAGAAAGAAATTCAGAGGATTCAGAGAGCAAGAGAACACCATCAAACAAATGCATTGTTGAATAA
- the LOC127786607 gene encoding ankyrin repeat-containing protein At5g02620-like isoform X1, producing the protein MDRRLYEAIVKGDVPAFLRLVEQDEDLLKQTTSRSSNTSLHLAARFGHAELAAAILELRPEMVGAENAEMETPLHEACREGWMEIVSLVLEMDPWEVYKVNGREESALFVACERGRVEVAKHLLGNPLLLTLELDSWTTSLHVAVSAGHTETVKEILKARPAFARKMNCQGCSPLHLACSKGHLEITRELLRLDSDLASLQDLEGLTPLHCAAAKGRLNVIDEILSTSLESAEIRTRKGETVLHLAVKNNQFEALRYLMEILNVSTLINLPDTDGNTVLHLAIAGKLSAMVIYLLKLGIDVNALNRKGHTALDVVASDASNSGALAIVPALLETGAKRGEELPPFSPDIQRIAEPFAPGRFHENIQNLPKKKASGYQRQHHRHRHRRATQLEHQMEGIRNARNTIIVVTVLIATVTFAAGINPPGGFNQETGKATMGRQTPFKIFMTFNIGALFLSLGIVNILVSVIPFRRKAMMKLLTLTHKIMWLSTLFMSLAYVAAVWAIMPHGEGMGWVSIELVCLGGGCTLTVFLLLGVMLTKHWHRKWEWRKSNEKKNKDGTPKSTNSRVGELRMTKRGSRESTSNSDIDSSDQGGYHLY; encoded by the exons ATGGACCGCCGGCTCTACGAGGCCATCGTGAAAGGTGACGTCCCCGCCTTCCTCAGACTCGTGGAACAAGACGAGGATCTCCTCAAACAAACCACCAGCAGATCATCAAACACCTCGCTCCACCTGGCGGCCCGGTTCGGGCATGCTGAGCTGGCAGCAGCGATCTTGGAGCTGCGGCCGGAGATGGTGGGGGCAGAGAACGCGGAGATGGAGACGCCGCTGCATGAAGCGTGCAGGGAGGGCTGGATGGAGATCGTAAGCTTGGTGCTGGAGATGGATCCATGGGAGGTTTACAAGGTGAATGGAAGAGAGGAGAGTGCGCTGTTCGTCGCatgcgagagagggagagttgAAGTGGCGAAGCACTTGCTAGGCAATCCATTGCTGCTCACGCTGGAGCTTGACTCGTGGACTACCTCTCTCCACGTTGCTGTGTCTGCGGGTCACACCG AGACGGTGAAGGAAATACTGAAAGCGCGGCCAGCCTTCGCAAGGAAGATGAACTGCCAGGGCTGTTCTCCGCTGCACCTAGCCTGCAGTAAAGGCCACCTCGAGATCACCAGGGAGCTGCTTAGGCTCGATTCAGACCTCGCCTCTTTGCAGGACCTCGAAGGCCTCACGCCGCTCCACTGCGCCGCCGCCAAGGGCCGACTCAACGTCATAGACGAGATCCTTTCCACCAGCCTCGAATCCGCCGAGATCAGGACCCGCAAAGGTGAGACCGTTCTCCACCTCGCCGTCAAGAACAACCAGTTCGAAGCCCTCAGGTATTTGATGGAAATCCTCAATGTCTCCACACTCATCAACTTGCCGGACACCGATGGCAACACCGTCCTCCACCTCGCCATCGCCGGGAAGCTCAGCGCT ATGGTCATCTACCTGCTCAAGCTTGGCATAGATGTAAATGCTCTAAACCGGAAGGGGCACACAGCACTAGATGTAGTTGCATCTGATGCCAGTAACTCTGGTGCTCTTGCTATTGTACCAGCGCTGCTAGAAACAGGAGCTAAGAGAGGTGAAGAGCTGCCTCCTTTTTCTCCAGATATCCAACGTATTGCTGAGCCCTTTGCACCGGGAAGGTTTCATGAAAACATCCAGAATTTGCCAAAAAAGAAGGCCTCAGGATATCAACGCCAGCACCATAGGCACCGACATCGCAGAGCAACACAGCTTGAACATCAGATGGAGGGGATCAGAAATGCCCGAAATACGATAATTGTTGTGACCGTTTTAATAGCAACGGTTACATTTGCTGCCGGCATAAACCCCCCTGGCGGCTTTAACCAAGAGACTGGAAAGGCTACAATGGGTAGGCAAACTCCTTTCAAAATATTCATGACGTTCAACATTGGTGCATTGTTCTTGTCACTTGGTATTGTCAACATTCTCGTGAGCGTTATTCCTTTCAGGCGAAAAGCCATGATGAAACTGTTAACACTGACACATAAGATCATGTGGCTATCTACCCTGTTCATGTCGTTGGCTTATGTTGCTGCCGTATGGGCAATTATGCCACATGGTGAGGGGATGGGATGGGTGTCCATTGAGCTGGTTTGCCTTGGTGGAGGCTGCACATTAACTGTGTTTTTACTTCTAGGAGTAATGCTTACAAAGCATTGGCATAGAAAATGGGAATGGAGGAAAAGCAACGAGAAGAAAAACAAGGATGGAACCCCCAAAAGTACCAACAGTCGTGTTGGAGAGTTACGTATGACTAAGAGGGGTAGTCGAGAATCCACAAGTAACTCGGACATTGATAGCTCAGATCAAGGAGGTTACCACTTGTATTAG